In Phyllostomus discolor isolate MPI-MPIP mPhyDis1 chromosome 3, mPhyDis1.pri.v3, whole genome shotgun sequence, a single genomic region encodes these proteins:
- the LOC118499390 gene encoding uncharacterized protein LOC118499390, translating to MVYNTHNSLYLDKEVPPVSFSIPKSLQRPRATQLRKTHTRDGYRPPEKKRLCYRVGAEPNAPSPGNRVLTSPRDSVPVGPQRNLLHCGTRVHTRRTWCARLGFRTGVWSTCFSLLHKQLPLLGRRGTSPFPECAEIRGKGSSSGATNHKGPHPGPEPCQRLLGLADDTISGPRARWLSVARYFTLRSSNIFISKCLYHRSTSPPALVPVPRRMHSPRLAPALIKSPRPHFHFFGEQRCAPSCLPLVGSGGQGLLFY from the exons ATGGTGTACAATACAcacaa CTCTCTGTACTTGGACAAAGAAGTACCTCCTGTGAGCTTCTCCATTCCGAAATCACTGCAGAGGCCTCGGGCCACACAACTGAGGAAAACGCACACGAGGGACGGTTACCGCCCGCCTGAAAAGAAACGGCTTTGTTACCGGGTGGGCGCCGAGCCCAACGCCCCTTCCCCCGGAAACCGTGTGCTGACGTCACCACGCGACAGCGTCCCTGTGGGCCCTCAAAGGAACCTCTTGCATTGTGGGACACGCGTGCATACCCGCCGAACTTGGTGCGCTCGGTTGGGCTTCCGCACGGGTGTCTGGAGCACTTGTTTCTCCCTCTTGCACAAACAACTCCCCCTTCTGGGAAGAAGGGGGACGTCCCCATTTCCGGAGTGCGCGGAGATTCGAGGAAAGGGCTCCAGTTCAGGGGCCACTAATCATAAAGGGCCTCACCCCGGGCCTGAACCTTGTCAGAGGCTCCTAGGACTCGCTGATGATACTATTTCCGGCCCAAGGGCCAGGTGGCTTTCGGTCGCTCGCTACTTTACTCTTCGTAGTAGTAATATCTTCATAAGCAAGTGCCTTTACCACCGCTCTACTTCCCCACCCGCCTTGGTCCCCGTCCCTAGGCGCATGCATAGCCCACGGCTGGCTCCTGCATTAATTAAGTCTCCCAGACCCCACTTCCATTTCTTTGGGGAGCAGAGATGCGCGCCTAGTTGTCTGCCCCTCGTGGGCTCTGGAGGACAAG GTTTGCTATTTTATTAG